In one Rutidosis leptorrhynchoides isolate AG116_Rl617_1_P2 chromosome 8, CSIRO_AGI_Rlap_v1, whole genome shotgun sequence genomic region, the following are encoded:
- the LOC139864570 gene encoding uncharacterized protein — protein sequence MIELDLCRNYIVLKKIVSLNIRGFGLGGKVDKFGWVKRLIAKEKPTFLAIQESRLKLVVDKWICSLWGFPDFEFIQREKVGKSGGQLLVWDKNCFEALDVFRIDCVIGIQGVWKPSGDAVNILNIYGPHDDAKKIKLWDELSKLLANSNDAWILCGDFNEVREESDRFNCDFLEYRARRFNEFIANNSLIEIPLGGRKFTRVSDDGVKFSKLDRFFVSEKCLDIWKDLVGNILERKHSDHCPILLKNENLNFSPKPFKVFDTWFNEDEADQIVKNAWERTVPKTYRKDRTFMNKLKNVKFALKEWSSKKFGALDGEIEASRSVATNLELKAETTNLSEEEKRQWKESRKMWLEKEKTMTEMLKQKARIKWLIEGDENTKFFHAIINRKHNNNNLKGLLINGSWNNCPQDIKDEVHRHFSILFSESNYNRPSIEDLVYPSLSVENATALESPFDEREIREAVFDCGS from the coding sequence ATGATTGAATTAGACCTTTGTCGTAATTATATTGTTCTCAAAAAGATTGTCTCTCTTAATATACGGGGTTTTGGTTTAGGGGGAAAAGTTGACAAATTTGGATGGGTTAAAAGGTTAATCGCTAAAGAAAAACCAACTTTTCTTGCAATTCAAGAATCGAGGCTCAAACTAGTGGTGGATAAATGGATATGCTCATTATGGGGTTTTCCTGATTTCGAGTTTATCCAAAGAGAAAAGGTAGGGAAAAGTGGTGGGCAATTGTTAGTTTGGGATAAGAATTGTTTTGAGGCTCTTGATGTGTTTAGAATTGATTGTGTCATTGGTATTCAGGGGGTTTGGAAACCTTCGGGGGATGCTGTCAACATTCTAAATATTTATGGCCCTCATGACGACGCTAAGAAGATTAAACTTTGGGATGAACTGTCGAAATTACTAGCTAATAGTAATGATGCTTGGATCTTGTGTGGGGATTTCAACGAAGTAAGAGAGGAGTCAGATAGGTTTAATTGTGATTTTCTTGAATATAGAGCTCGTAGATTCAATGAATTTATTGCAAATAATAGTTTGATCGAGATCCCATTGGGTGGTAGGAAATTCACGAGAGTTAGTGACGATGGGGTCAAGTTTAGCAAGTTAGATAGGTTCTTTGTTAGCGAAAAATGTCTTGACATTTGGAAGGATCTTGTGGGTAATATTTTGGAAAGGAAACACTCGGACCACTGTCCTATCTTGCTGAAAAATGAGAATTTAAATTTCAGCCCGAAGCCATTCAAAGTGTTTGATACTTGGTTTAACGAAGACGAGGCTGATCAGATTGTCAAGAACGCTTGGGAGAGGACTGTCCCGAAAACCTATCGTAAGGATCGAACCTTTATGAATAAGTTGAAGAATGTGAAATTCGCCTTGAAGGAATGGAGTTCAAAAAAATTTGGAGCTTTAGATGGTGAAATAGAAGCTAGTAGAAGTGTTGCTACTAATCTAGAGCTAAAGGCTGAAACAACAAACTTAAGTGAGGAAGAAAAACGTCAATGGAAAGAATCGAGGAAGATGTGGCTCGAAAAAGAAAAGACTATGACGGAGATGCTTAAACAAAAGGCACGGATTAAATGGTTGATTGAGGGAGATGAGAACACTAAATTTTTCCACGCCATAATCAACcgaaaacataataacaataatctaaAGGGGCTGTTGATAAACGGAAGCTGGAACAATTGTCCTCAAGATATAAAAGATGAAGTTCACCGACATTTCAGTATCCTCTTCAGCGAATCAAACTATAACAGACCTAGCATCGAAGATCTAGTCTACCCGTCACTTTCTGTTGAGAATGCTACAGCCCTTGAATCACCATTCGATGAAAGAGAAATTCGGGAAGCCGTTTTTGATTGTGGTAGCTAA
- the LOC139862670 gene encoding glycosyltransferase BC10-like, with the protein MISSSPSPLIPIIILLLLCIPTLFYLAPHILPPPPPPPITFPDELEDLTLFRRATVVDSINPSKSKPKRLGSTNLKPKIAFLFLTNSDLQFAPLWEIFFDTNSSKSSNLFNVYVHADPTVNPKVKIPGGVFTEDRFIPAKQTRRGTATLVAAARRLLATALLDDPNNAFFTLVSQHCIPLHSFKYFYDTLFEVNSHQVAELRHLKYKSFIEIVSKDQFILDRYNARGKNVMVPEVPFDKFRMGSQFFTLTRRHAVVVVADRRLWKKFRLNCLRPNSCYPEEHYFPTLLSMKDLKGCTSYTLTRVNWTDSVDGHPHTYYPNEVSKELIYELRKSNFTKPYMFARKFSPDCLEPLMNMANDVIFRD; encoded by the coding sequence ATGATCTCTTCATCACCATCACCATTAATCCCAATAATCATTCTTCTTTTACTTTGTATTCCAACCCTCTTTTACTTGGCCCCACACATCCTcccaccaccaccgccaccacccATCACCTTCCCGGACGAACTCGAAGATCTCACACTTTTCCGGCGAGCCACCGTCGTTGACTCAATCAACCCATCAAAATCCAAACCCAAGCGTCTTGGTTCCACAAATTTAAAACCCAAGATTGCTTTTTTATTCCTTACTAATTCAGATTTACAATTTGCCCCTTTATGGGAAATCTTTTTTGACACTAATTCATCAAAAAGTTCTAATCTTTTTAATGTTTATGTTCATGCTGACCCAACTGTAAACCCTAAAGTTAAAATCCCAGGTGGGGTTTTCACTGAAGATCGATTTATTCCGGCAAAACAAACTCGCCGTGGCACCGCCACCCTGGTCGCCGCAGCTCGCCGACTTCTTGCCACTGCGCTTCTCGACGATCCGAATAACGCGTTCTTTACGCTCGTTTCACAACATTGTATTCCTCTTCATTCCTTTAAGTACTTTTATGATACCCTTTTTGAAGTTAATTCACATCAAGTAGCTGAATTGAGACACTTAAAGTAcaaaagttttatagaaattgtatCTAAGGATCAATTTATATTAGATAGATATAATGCTAGAGGAAAAAATGTCATGGTTCCTGAAGTTCCATTTGATAAATTTCGAATGGGCTCGCAGTTTTTTACATTAACACGTAGGCACGCGGTTGTTGTAGTTGCTGATCGGCGGTTATGGAAGAAATTTAGGTTGAATTGTTTGCGACCGAATTCTTGTTACCCTGAAGAACATTATTTTCCAACATTGTTGTCAATGAAGGATTTAAAAGGTTGTACCAGTTATACATTGACTCGTGTGAATTGGACGGATAGTGTTGATGGACATCCTCATACGTATTATCCTAATGAGGTGTCGAAAGAGCTTATATACGAGCTTAGGAAGTCTAATTTTACAAAACCGTATATGTTTGCTAGGAAGTTTTCGCCAGATTGTTTGGAGCCTTTGATGAATATGGCCAATGACGTCATTTTTCGCGACTGA